In Caretta caretta isolate rCarCar2 chromosome 4, rCarCar1.hap1, whole genome shotgun sequence, one genomic interval encodes:
- the TEX15 gene encoding testis-expressed protein 15 isoform X1: MTAGHIARLQRHSSSLLSCLRNAGDKMEMTETNRIKVQKQIRSNEKPPCMTAVGVETNPLKKFTIPKIRRTADKVSLTPCYTNQREYRSINHTLSQSCLNTGCDLQLSWQFGEIKLVHNEDLEKKFASKRAKMREEGRQGRELEEHFCFLVLPWDEASKIYQSGIHTSESAMKELGNPLLGVYLFRHVDVALNYANRLISAENILVFKVLFGKVKKIQPPMGKKKVALDPTPNFDCHMSRIAPTLKDPVDLQAIGSSVYFYEYNIHSKPVDKPRQCLPYAIITVRFIGQKVETDPLISSVRFLSKGFPKYSGRRGSWKNCTVAKRIGKGAQATIIYEHFRKSVDFLAFRPEESSSCSEVNSEENTSGPKVSSSCENTLNRNGSVAEANDTQVEHNISGRWDSSQVQENESRLPLVAGVDTSGSISSDHKVNLKCIISDDNFTTVSAAHSSSGSSTVITSRLIMDPRLKKREGNSGKQNTEAVFHENSASENGLEYLNSEMKISATLNIPSPGEPPLLNDPKQGQLRQRHEEQASRKETAFIKEFKSTVNTDKERTVENKQVAGSVTKLRKGIVEPFALQGIHTHAASKTVIEEKHITTNENRLCDRKDLKTHQITVGEQLRKCSSFPFGDTKPEIDLQESLSMKDKADHCYKEKSSNLHKNNIKHLPVHDSKKNLSFTKKLRHNDPPPDQKCSSVSVGKSVASVLPANFACNTHSEAMPHSIADSSSCQYSRSQKGSNHHTPSVVGNIFSFFSVDCQNKNSKKAPPEDLKKREKQRSHSSLSHAWRQGKMSVAQNKNNADKKSKISHRVCNGLYPLKKHDKGQGSAQLNHSKWDKYASVKGGQKCKESQSINLIVLEDNQIHTPEQSLHDDKGMNIGIQHPENIKSHEGKTEYTGKTHNQLQENNYTSAIGNSSTDSYLTYAENTLTSNSEYEVNSEGFDTQDYTLDSGVHGKMHLFKHAMRKQYAKVEEDKCVCHHVACESVPSDQMVGEENFHQSKLQDTLLSEKANVDEGPIKAHKLIYSATEITNKNCVGKREDAIKEVKDNSSIKETVNDQIYLSHAICRTDKVLRGCFNKECLCFLGENEPVSLDKYFCRDSKESDASGAAFLDEEQSWICNQEMGTDINVHDFNQMHTCQLEKEFSNVPGVWLEVCDTPHILDLKRSASDLNLIFEEGCALTGAYLMETENITTSVKEKGMIPDNKRESEELSATAEFCRSIALSEAHQWEEQNTVMLITTISMPSGNVEHEERGCSKPQETHVSEKNSSCHENSVQEIFKQTMEEKCEDIFLQDLEFESEIEISLEQHEESLSVPQNPHSHEGGSDEEVDSLYQYLTDRIDWESLSGNASQKILEKSEDHCSSGKKSCTKEDKTESLSTTVWPDLQITVTNILKSGFSPPNIGIAREMWRCAIESPGLEVNMELSGEQRSEEYIQNLDLTNKMQTCLPICVHEADSHMPEKESKTFTAPVTVSDVLNKVSSFYGTKPKDNSNECKSKKGVQSKVKRKHPHNKSLTNKMRPQKASTHSPIYRNSKLCGKKREHYSSEMFSLLFEGRMKTLAQSEKHIKNVLNTLCSEASLCKSKRLSKKIDGAMFHLRKAQRRVLKSLKIVTKVGEKRQKGPLPKCYEIICNDLWESCDLEGHSFLTTGKYSSAHFSQKRKYNMKENKRTVAFKKASDTVTCMPIKQRFKNKGDKMREMVSEEDMHARSTTGCAPVVLKDIISQMHHCKSDLPVASSVTCSQFSAATCKAYLAFEGDNVRDTRRITKLQTDSENSLGLDTIGLEDMELTNKEHKVFVNVSSKIHIQGTAGKCGSVTGQDHISEANTFNNKNISRPLSLPVEKDDSVEFCTDKRKDGACKTNVKMNAVIHTSLLKTAAESCLNANTNKQDVSTLSATHKNLDNILSTEKETMFSAGSGGISTNQSVGIGNFSSGSMRQMPAAGGKHETSVSQVPLDHEIISAKAASLKISANISSERILETHSFETPTVPLSGQLQDRGYDRKETSNSDMRCLNNCSKVAEKEAHVTETIKLEPLAKNVYKRENNIETENYLKNVSSESLVYNALTPFSNQYISQEVGQNTFPKIKETGLVESKVKSPVNLYLLKDVPGRSSAKVVLEQKSITHREGHSRCNKESRCIQSSSNSSSAFTAPVLRKPIDKKFAKRNEDWKESTNKDRQINSELTSGIMAKQGIPNITGVYDASPSKTHQHLTAHMAKLNADNLSGDGPNKCKGLNSKNKHRGVGTELKSLAFITEISNILQKADETSSLKMLQEQITVCDNLLPSFVKAFEEKQGSSFKHILVSRELLVERKLWTNCKSKLKSHAVDSLVELQMIMETIQFIENKKCFLEREPTFRSLLWYDGSLYGELLGRPSGYQQQSSFFPAFQRRLKYNVFRELQSYHRQLLELFEKTRWENKSYYAFLKFRREIDECEAVVQQNSDCLDFFLSVPFTCGVNFGDTLEDLETVRKSAVELINTYRNLPDAHSYAEKEDHLWVIMEIISTKISFIKACESMNMKASLFGLEHIFFDAAKSLVWKDRHLLLNKASPDKKKQLLCQINQDALSRLYEVYEYVAEEFRTEKSNNITEKKNDTEKSKYWENKGKHGDENSDFLNVLLSHPDICCVGEILDEAQFADLKKLQQLMLRCTEHLESLKMYFQILQEEDVNKILITEQNVLDTMKNDGINAIILKPEAVETYIEVLMMYETVHFLKNSIARKIDEQRFRSLLWFDLSLLPELVHCQKKMSSFSFLKDNSMDNLCKTVESAISDLKSELDIICNYAETINSSYALHLLTRELSELSETRELIQNSKPSIFTYVECVPYTISVNYGNTVTELDYNYNQFSLLLENLMLAARKDLGKMAHIMKIMKTIELMKFACAKKGKSVLSLLIYQMLNNWRKTCQLKRKGDMKMHLTKTKKSVCETQDAVYVIKASSPPQQKRPSFVSSHGDTPEYTESSSPSICKKQKVGVLMAAASKNGAENETCCHIRENTRVNPQNEKDLASSISPDNLGNKRPLEKPVQDQLPRSPLHSKDLEAVYCSAHVKRTPDASKSSFVNLKGLTSQQSSADLKHMVRRKSNFYKNARKHHEGFAPCDKKCENAHLSLEKEPLLQKSLENDLCSTQKSVRSTTKLGDSPSAVSAALNLQHVQESDARGNISRSSLLAEYRTTNNLATKPDRQEKKYEKNSESPSSVTVSTSDPLVIMANKNTESPSVCSLLEPHSNEKAKSPAEHSALFQNELPPSTPPVQGSLVQAPETSYPYYSFYSCHQSDSNGSSVTQTYQQITYEVQQFAQSGTSAIASNVCNAHSNMFYSQSFSYAALGELQRPNYAQMYPVHGYFSSQMPLPYSSQMPSLPQYAANQPWSLGPFPYPSNTGLSSEAVWTSTPWQQTPFHPGY; encoded by the exons GAAGACGAGGCTCATGGAAAAACTGTACAGTAGCCAAAAGGATCGGTAAAGGTGCTCAGGCTACAATAATCTATGAGCATTTCAGGAAATCTGTAGATTTTCTTGCTTTCAGACCTGAGGAGAGCTCTTCTTGCAGTGAAGTAAATTCAGAGGAGAATACTTCTGGCCCAAAAGTTTCTTCCTCCTGTGAAAATACACTGAACAGGAATGGTTCGGTAGCTGAAGCCAATGATACCCAAGTGGAACATAACATATCTGGAAGGTGGGATTCATCACAAGTGCAAGAAAATGAGTCACGTCTGCCACTTGTGGCTGGTGTAGATACCAGTGGAAGCATTAGTAGTGACCACAAGGTGAATCTAAAATGCATTATTTCAGATGATAATTTTACCACAGTTTCTGCTGCCCACAGTAGTAGTGGCTCAAGTACTGTAATTACTTCAAGACTCATCATGGATCCAAGActaaagaaaagagaaggaaactcaggaaaacaaaacactgagGCAGTTTTTCATGAGAATTCAGCATCTGAGAATGGGCTGGAATATCTCAACTCAGAAATGAAAATATCAGCCACTTTAAATATACCTTCACCTGGAGAACCTCCTCTGCTTAATGACCCAAAACAAGGTCAACTTAGACAGAGACATGAGGAGCAAGCATCACGGAAAGAGACAGCTTTCATAAAAGAGTTTAAATCCACAGTGAATACAGACAAAGAACGCACTGTGGAAAACAAGCAAGTGGCTGGTAGCGTAACAAAACTTCGTAAAGGAATAGTGGAGCCATTTGCATTGCAGGGTATTCACACACATGCTGCTTCAAAAACTGTTATTGAAGAAAAGCACATCACAACAAATGAAAACCGTCTCTGTGATAGAAAAGACTTGAAAACGCACCAGATTACTGTGGGAGAACAACTGAGGAAATGTTCATCTTTTCCATTTGGGGATACAAAACCTGAGATAGACTTGCAGGAGAGTTTGTCCATGAAAGACAAAGCAGACCACTGCTACAAAGAAAAAAGTTCCAATCTTCATAAGAACAATATAAAGCATTTACCTGTTCACGATAGCAAAAAGAACTTAAGTTTCACTAAAAAGTTAAGGCATAATGATCCTCCTCCTGATCAAAAGTGCTCCTCTGTGTCAGTTGGAAAGTCAGTTGCATCAGTGCTACCTGCTAACTTTGCCTGCAACACACACTCTGAAGCCATGCCTCACAGCATTGCAGATTCAAGCAGCTGCCAGTATTCCAGATCTCAAAAGGGTTCCAATCACCATACACCGTCAGTGGTAGggaatattttctctttcttctctgtagattgtcaaaacaaaaattcaaagaaaGCACCTCCAGAGGAcctcaaaaaaagagaaaaacaaaggtcACACTCATCTCTGTCTCATGCGTGGAGGCAGGGCAAAATGTCAGtagcacagaacaaaaataatgcAGATAAAAAATCTAAGATTTCCCATCGAGTGTGTAATGGTCTTTACCCACTTAAGAAACATGATAAAGGGCAGGGTTCAGCACAACTGAACCATTCTAAATGGGATAAATATGCCTCAGTGAAAGGAGGGCAGAAATGTAAGGAATCACAATCTATTAATTTAATAGTACTTGAGGATAATCAAATACATACTCCTGAACAGTCTTTGCATGATGATAAAGGCATGAACATAGGCATCCAACATCCTGAAAATATTAAATCTCATGAAGGCAAGACAGAATATACTGGGAAAACGCATAACCAGTTACAAGAAAATAATTATACTTCTGCAATAGGAAACAGTTCAACAGATTCTTACTTAACATATGCTGAAAATACTTTGACCTCAAACAGTGAATATGAAGTTAATAGTGAGGGTTTTGATACACAGGATTATACTTTAGACAGTGGTGTCCATGgaaaaatgcatctttttaaaCATGCTATGAGAAAACAATATGCCAAAGTGGAAGAGGACAAGTGTGTCTGTCATCACGTTGCTTGTGAATCTGTTCCTAGTGATCAAATGGTTGGTGAAGAAAACTTTCACCAAAGTAAGCTTCAAGACACTTTGCTTTCTGAAAAAGCCAATGTTGATGAAGGCCCTATAAAGGCCCATAAATTAATATATTCAGCAACtgaaattacaaacaaaaattgTGTAGGTAAAAGAGAAGATGCTATAAAAGAAGTAAAAGACAATTCTTCCATCAAAGAAACAGTGAATGACCAGATATATTTGTCTCATGCTATCTGCAGAACAGACAAAGTATTGAGAGGTTGCTTCAATAAAGAATGCTTATGTTTCCTTGGAGAAAATGAGCCAGTGTCATTAGACAAATATTTCTGCAGGGATAGCAAAGAGAGTGATGCTTCTGGAGCTGCATTTTTAGATGAAGAGCAGAGTTGGATCTGTAATCAGGAAATGGGGACCGATATAAATGTTCATGATTTCAATCAAATGCACACATGCCAACTTGAAAAAGAATTTAGCAACGTCCCAGGAGTCTGGCTGGAAGTTTGTGACACTCCTCATATTCTGGATTTAAAAAGATCAGCTTCTGATTTAAACTTAATTTTTGAAGAAGGATGTGCATTAACAGGAGCATATTTGatggaaacagaaaatattacCACTTCTGTAAAGGAAAAGGGAATGATTCCAGATAACAAAAGAGAATCAGAAGAGCTGTCTGCCACAGCAGAGTTTTGCAGATCTATAGCACTGTCAGAGGCTCATCAATGGGAGGAGCAGAATACTGTTATGCTAATCACCACCATATCCATGCCTTCTGGAAATGTGGAACACGAAGAAAGGGGATGTTCCAAACCTCAGGAAACACATGTTTCTGAGAAAAACTCATCTTGCCATGAAAATAGTGTGCAGGAAATATTTAAACAGACGATGGAGGAGAAATGTGAGGATATTTTTCTCCAGGACTTGGAATTTGAAAGTGAGATTGAAATTTCTCTGGAGCAGCATGAGGAATCTCTCTCAGTACCACAAAATCCACATAGTCATGAAGGTGGATCTGATGAGGAGGTTGATTCACTGTATCAGTACTTGACAGATCGTATAGACTGGGAAAGTTTATCTGGAAACGCTAGCCAGAAGATATTAGAGAAAAGTGAAGATCATTGTTCGTCAGGGAAAAAATCTTGCACAAAGGAAGATAAAACAGAATCTTTAAGTACAACTGTGTGGCCTGACTTACAAATTACAGTAACCAACATACTTAAATCAGGATTCAGCCCCCCCAACATTGGAATTGCAAGAGAGATGTGGAGATGTGCAATTGAATCTCCAGGATTAGAAGTCAATATGGAATTGTCAGGAGAGCAAAGAAGTGAAGAATATATACAGAATTTGGATCTTACAAATAAAATGCAAACATGCCTACCTATCTGTGTTCATGAGGCAGACAGTCATATgcctgaaaaagaaagcaaaacttTCACTGCACCTGTTACTGTTTCTGATGTATTGAATAAAGTAAGTAGCTTTTACGGTACAAAACCAAAAGATAATAGTAATGAATGTAAGAGTAAAAAAGGTGTGCAATCAAAAGTTAAGAGAAAGCATCCACATAATAAATCTCTAACAAATAAAATGAGGCCTCAGAAAGCTTCAACACATTCACCTATATACAGAAATTCAAAACTTTGTGGTAAAAAGAGAGAACACTATTCatctgaaatgttttctttattgTTTGAGGGACGAATGAAAACACTTGCACAGTctgaaaaacacattaaaaatgttCTAAATACTCTTTGTAGTGAAGCATCCTTATGCAAAAGTAAGCGTCTATCCAAAAAAATAGATGGTGCTATGTTTCACTTAAGGAAAGCTCAGAGGAGAGTTCTCAAATCTCTAAAAATTGTAACTAAAGTTGGAGAGAAAAGACAAAAGGGTCCCTTACCAAAATGTTATGAAATAATATGTAACGACTTATGGGAAAGCTGTGATCTTGAAGGTCATAGTTTCTTGACAACTGGGAAGTATTCTTCTGCTCACTTTTCTCAGAAAAGAAAGTATAACATGAAGGAAAATAAACGAACTGTAGCGTTTAAGAAAGCAAGTGACACAGTTACATGTATGCCAATAAAacaaaggtttaaaaataaagggGATAAAATGAGagaaatggtttcagaggaagacATGCACGCAAGGTCCACTACAGGTTGTGCACCGGTTGTGTTGAAAGATATTATAAGTCAGATGCATCATTGTAAATCTGACTTACCTGTGGCTTCTTCAGTAACTTGTAGTCAGTTTTCGGCTGCTACATGCAAGGCATATTTGGCTTTTGAGGGTGACAATGTGAGAGATACGAGAAGAATAACGAAACTTCAAACAGACTCTGAAAACTCTCTAGGTTTAGACACCATTGGGCTAGAAGATATGGAACTAACTAATAAGGAGCACAAGGTTTTTGTAAATGTTTCATCTAAAATTCATATTCAAGGGACTGCTGGAAAATGTGGCAGTGTAACAGGACAAGACCATATCTCTGAAGCAAatacatttaacaacaaaaatatcTCAAGACCTTTGAGCTTGCCTGTCGAAAAGGATGATTCTGTAGAATTTTGTACAGACAAAAGAAAAGATGGAGCTTGTAAGACTAATGTAAAGATGAATGCTGTCATACATACATCACTATTAAAAACAGCTGCAGAGAGCTGTTTAAATGCAAACACCAACAAGCAAGATGTTTCCACACTCTCCGCCACTCACAAAAACCTGGACAATATTCTTTCTACTGAAAAAGAGACTATGTTTTCTGCTGGCAGTGGGGGTATTTCCACAAATCAGAGTGTTGGTATTGGAAACTTTTCTTCAGGCTCAATGAGGCAGAtgcctgcagcaggaggaaaACATGAGACCAGTGTATCTCAAGTTCCATTAGATCACGAAATTATTAGTGCTAAAGCTGCATCTTTGAAAATAAGCGCAAACATTTCATCTGAGAGAATTTTAGAAACCCATTCTTTTGAAACACCAACAGTACCTCTCAGCGGACAGCTGCAAGATAGAGGCTATGACAGAAAAGAAACTTCAAATTCAGACATGCGTTGTCTGAATAATTGCAGTAAAGTAGCTGAAAAGGAGGCACATGTTACCGAGACTATCAAATTGGAACCACTGGCAAAAAATGTAtataagagagaaaataatatAGAGACAGAGAACTATTTAAAGAATGTATCTTCTGAGTCATTAGTATACAATGCTCTGACCCCGTTTTCAAATCAATACATTTCACAGGAAGTTGGACAGAATACATTTCCAAAAATAAAGGAAACGGGGCTAGTGGAAAGCAAAGTGAAATCACctgtaaatctgtatttgctAAAAGATGTACCTGGGAGATCCTCTGCTAAGGTCGTTTTGGAACAAAAGAGCATAACACACAGAGAAGGTCACTCTAGGTGTAATAAGGAATCCAGATGCATTCAGAGTTCTTCAAACAGCAGCAGTGCTTTCACTGCACCTGTCTTAAGGAAGCCAATTGATAAGAAATTTGCCAAAAGAAATGAAGATTGGAAAGAAAGCACTAACAAAGATCGCCAAATTAACTCAGAGTTGACATCAGGAATTATGGCAAAACAAGGTATTCCAAACATTACCGGGGTTTATGATGCCTCACCAAGCAAAACACATCAGCATCTTACAGCCCATATGGCTAAACTGAATGCAGATAATCTCTCAGGTGATGGTCCTAACAAATGTAAGGGCCTCAATAGTAAAAACAAGCATAGAGGAGTTGGGACAGAACTGAAATCTCTTGCTTTCATAactgaaatatcaaatattttacaaaaagcAGATGAAACATCATCTCTGAAAATGTTACAGGAACAGATTACAGTTTGTGATAACCTTCTTCCTTCATTTGTTAAAGCTTTTGAGGAAAAGCAAGGGAGCTCATTTAAGCACATCTTGGTTTCTCGAGAGTTACTGGTTGAAAGAAAGCTATGGACTAACTGTAAATCGAAGTTAAAATCACATGCTGTAGATTCGCTGGTGGAACTCCAAATGATAATGGAAACAATTCAGTTCATTGAAAACAAAAAGTGCTTTCTAGAAAGGGAGCCAACTTTCCGAAGTTTGCTTTGGTATGATGGTTCACTGTACGGGGAACTGCTTGGTAGGCCATCAGGGTATCAACAACAATCCAGTTTCTTTCCAGCTTTCCAAAGAAGGCTGAAGTACAATGTTTTTCGTGAGCTTCAGAGCTACCATAGACAGTTATTAGAGCTCTTTGAAAAAACAAGGTGGGAAAACAAATCTTATTATGCATTCTTGAAATTCAGACGAGAGATTGATGAGTGTGAAGCTGTGGTACAACAGAATTCTGATTGCTTAGATTTTTTCCTCTCTGTGCCTTTTACTTGTGGAGTTAACTTTGGAGATACTTTAGAAGATTTGGAAACTGTAAGGAAAAGTGCTGTGGAACTGATAAATACATATAGGAACCTTCCAGATGCTCACTCCTATGCAGAAAAAGAGGACCATCTGTGGGTTATAATGGAAATTATCTCCACAAAGATAAGCTTTATAAAGGCCTGTGAATCAATGAATATGAAAGCTTCACTCTTTGGCCTTGAGCATATATTTTTTGATGCTGCTAAAAGTCTTGTATGGAAAGACAGACATCTGTTGTTAAATAAAGCCTCTCCCGATAAGAAAAAACAACTTCTGTGCCAAATAAACCAAGATGCTCTCTCCAGGCTGTATGAAGTTTATGAATATGTGGCAGAAGAGTTTAGAACTGAAAAATCTAACAACATTACTGAGAAGAAAAATGATacagaaaagtcaaaatattgggAAAACAAAGGCAAACATGGAGATGAAAACTCTGACTTCCTCAATGTTTTGCTTTCACATCCTGATATTTGCTGTGTTGGAGAAATATTAGATGAAGCTCAGTTTGCAGACCTCAAGAAGTTACAGCAGCTAATGCTCAGATGTACAGAACATTTAGAAagcttaaaaatgtattttcagatTTTGCAGGAGGAGGATGTCAATAAAATCTTGATCACAGAGCAAAATGTGCTAGACACAATGAAAAATGATGGCATTAATGCTATAATTTTAAAGCCTGAAGCTGTTGAGACTTACATTGAAGTACTAATGATGTATGAAACAGTTCACTTCCTTAAAAATTCAATAGCAAGAAAAATAGATGAACAAAGATTTCGAAGCTTGTTGTGGTTTGATTTATCGCTTCTTCCTGAATTGGTACATTGCCAAAAGAAAATGTCTTCCTTTTCATTTCTGAAGGATAATTCAATGGACAACCTTTGTAAAACTGTTGAGTCTGCCATCTCTGATCTTAAGAGTGAACTGGACATTATTTGCAACTATGCAGAAACCATAAACAGCTCTTATGCACTTCATCTTCTCACCAGAGAACTTTCAGAACTTTCAGAAACAAGAGAATTAATACAAAATTCGAAGCCTTCTATCTTCACGTATGTTGAGTGTGTACCTTATACCATATCTGTAAACTATGGGAATACTGTGACTGAATTAGACTACAACTACAACCAGTTTTCTTTGTTGCTTGAAAATTTGATGTTGGCTGCCAGGAAAGATTTAGGAAAAATGGCTCATATTATGAAAATCATGAAAACCATTGAGCTTATGAAGTTTGCTTGTGCCAAAAAAGGTAAATCCGTCCTCTCTCTTCTGATATATCAGATGCTAAATAATTGGAGAAAGACCTGCCAGTTGAAAAGAAAGGGAGACATGAAAATGCATCTGACTAAAACTAAAAAAAGTGTCTGTGAAACTCAAGATGCAGTGTATGTCATCAAAGCTAGTTCTCCGCCCCAGCAAAAAAGACCTAGTTTTGTGTCCTCACATGGAGACACTCCTGAGTATACAGAAAGCTCTTCTCCTTCcatctgcaaaaaacaaaag GTTGGTGTTCTGATGGCAGCAGCCTCAAAAAATGGAGCTGAAAATGAAACATGCTGCCACATAAG AGAGAATACAAGAGTTAATCCCCAAAATGAAAAAGATCTAGCGTCAAGTATCTCACCGGATAATCTAGGAAACAAGAGGCCTCTAGAAAAACCTGTGCAAGACCAATTACCACGCTCACCTTTGCATTCAAAAGATTTGGAAGCTGTTTATTGCTCTGCACATGTTAAACGtacaccagatgcttcaaaaaGCTCATTTGTTAATTTAAAAGGTTTAACCAGCCAGCAGAGCTCAGCAGACCTAAAGCACATGGTCAGAAGAAAGAGTAATTTTTACAAAAATGCAAGAAAACATCATGAAGGTTTTGCACCCTGTGACAAGAAATGTGAAAATGCCCATTTGTCTTTAGAAAAAGAGCCACTGCTTCAAAAGTCTCTTGAGAATGATTTATGTTCAACACAGAAATCTGTTAGGTCAACAACAAAACTAGGTGATAGTCCCTCTGCTGTGTCTGCTGCACTAAATCTACAGCATGTGCAAGAATCAGATGCCAGAGGAAATATATCAAGATCCAGTTTACTGGCTGAATATCGTACAACTAATAATTTAGCCACAAAACCTGATAGACaagaaaagaaatatgaaaagAACTCAGAGTCTCCTAGCAGTGTGACTGTCAGTACTTCAGATCCTCTTGTGATTATGgcaaataaaaatacagaatCACCATCAGTATGCTCTCTTTTGGAACCACATTCCAATGAAAAAGCAAAAAGCCCTGCTGAACATtctgccctctttcaaaatgaaCTTCCACCATCAACACCTCCAGTGCAAGGTTCTTTAGTGCAGGCTCCTGAGACATCCTATCCTTACTATTCTTTTTATTCTTGTCATCAAAGTGATAGCAATGGCAGTTCCGTAACCCAGACTTACCAGCAGATAACTTATGAAGTGCAACAGTTTGCTCAGTCTGGCACATCTGCCATTGCAAGTAATGTGTGTAATGCACACTCTAATATGTTTTACTCCCAGTCATTTAGTTATGCTGCTCTTGGGGAGCTACAAAGGCCTAACTATGCTCAAATGTATCCAGTGCATGGATATTTTAGTTCTCAGATGCCCCTTCCTTACAGCTCTCAGATGCCATCTTTACCACAATATGCTGCAAATCAGCCTTGGTCACTAGGTCCTTTTCCATATCCTTCCAATACAGGATTATCTTCAGAAGCTGTTTGGACCAGCA CTCCCTGGCAGCAGACACCTTTTCATCCCGGATATTGA